AGTTACCACGGGCGATTATTTCCAGATTGGTTGCCACAGCTCCCCAGTCTCCAACGGCTGGTTCTTGCTGATTGCAAATTCTGTGAGAGCCTCCCTTGTCTCGGACAGCTACCTCAACTCAAGTTTCTCACCATAACTGGCTGTTCCAAGTTGTGCACCATTCAGCGAGGGCGGTACACAGGACCAGCATTTCTGAAGCTAGAGCATCTCCATGTAGATGACATGGACAAGTTGGAGTCATGGACAGGATTCCAAGCTGGTGACTTTCCTTCCCTGATCAAGTTTCATCTAGATAGCTGCCCCAACATAGAGTCACTCCCAGCTTGCCTTGAGTACTCCAAACAACTGACAAGCATGAAGGTCGTTGCTGCTGGTAGCCTCATAGTAATTGGCAACCTACCCATGCTCAAAGAGCTAATTGTGCAAGACAGCAAAACTCTTACTATTGTCTCCAATCTTCCATCACTTGAAGTCCTGATGGTCATTGGCTGCTCTGGGCTGCAAGATGTGAAGGGACTCAGATGTGTAAAGCACCTCCGCATAGTAGACAGAGAGCTCACAAGGCTTCCAGATTGGTTGACAGGGCACGCTTCAGTGCTACAGACGTTGACTGTCTTCGGCACCGAGGAACTGCTCGGCATGTTAGTTCCCAGTGGCAAAGATTGGCCGGCCATTCGTGACATCGAAAAAGTTTATGGTAACCTGACTGATGGATCTCCATTCTTCACATACACAAAGAAGATGGGCGATTTCCAAGCATTTGGAGAGCAACGAGATCTTGTTGTCAGGTCAGTAGTTGACCATCAATTGGAGGGCTGGTCTTCACATTTCATGGCTAGGAGTTTTATCTCTCGAATCAGCATGCACAATACCATCAAATGGTATTTGATTCCTCTGCTTGCCACTGCCCTGGTGCTTTTGCTGTCCATGGTTGAGGAGATTAAAGTCATAGGAGTCTTCCTCGTCTTCTTCGCTATCATAGCATGTTTTTGGTGTCTTTACTTCTTCAGTATCTGTAAAGCTTCGAACTAAGATTGGAGGAAACAAAACCATGTGGAAAGGAAAGGATCGAATATTTCAGTGGTACATGTACTCATTGTAAATTTGCCTGTGTTGTCTGCTAAATGCTGCTTGTGGGGTAATGGCtcaccatgtactccctccgttccaaaataagtgtgtgtgtgggggggggggggggggggggggaatataaGGCATTAACTCATTGGGGGGAAAAAGGCAGTAGCCGATGTATATATCAAGCACTGACGTTTTCTGAGATATTACCCTGTGTACTGTATAGAAAATAAAAGAAGATACATGCTTTCTCTATccagtgatgctgctgctgcattCGACGAAAAAAGACAGGGGAGGAAGCTGAATCACTATTGGAAACAATATGTTCTTCCTTATAATCTACTCAAGATTTATTTTTCCACTCACAAGCTCTCTGCATAATGGCAACATTGTCTGATTGTCACATGCCAAGGATGAGAGGAGAAAGAAATGCAAGTATAAAAGAGAAAGTCAATGCTTCAAGTCAGTCAAGCCTACTAGGGGGAAGAGAGAGACACCTAGCTACAGTCCACCATGGACCATGGACAAAGTAACACCTCCCTCTCATGGACCAAGTGTACAGACCAGATTAGACTAAATGCCTCCAGCTATGGGTGATTCGTGCATGGCCTTCAGCCTGTTGAAGAACACCCTATGGGTACATGTactttaatactccctctgttccaaaataattgaagttctatGTTTTTCTTAGTCAAACTttttttaagtttgaccaagtctatTGAAAAATCCGCAAAGAcctacaatatcaaatatatacaatatgaaaatttatttcataatgaatctaatgaAGTAAATTTTATTTTGTAGATGTTGATAAATTTTATATAGACTTGGTAAAACTTAAtgaagtttgacttaggacaatcctaaaacttcaattattttgaaacggaggaagtacatctCTTCCATTTGAATGAACTCTCTAACCCTCAAGGGTGACCTAGTGCTACTTTTCTGTCGAGGAATGCCATAAACTCTGTGAAGGAATCCATGCTACCGAGGTTACAACATAAGCACGACTATCCAAAAGACCAATTGACTCCGTCACCGGGGACATGGTCATAAGCTTGGCCTCTTCGCCTTACCTGGATTAGACCTCCCGTCAAGAGTTCAGGCAAAACCATGTTAAGAAACATCATTGCCAGACTACCGCAAGTATACCACAGCTTGTTCCGAGGCAAAACCATGGTCCCAATGCTTGCTTGCTCCAAAGCATCTGGACGCAAatcccctttctttgttgttttttGTTACCACAAAAGGCACCAATGGCCAATATATAATTATCAAGAATAATATGAGATATCCATATAGCTATTGTATTACAAGTTTACAACGGGCATCACTCCTACCATAAAAACAGTAATTTAATCTAGTTTTCTTCCAGTAGAAATGAGTAACACGGACAGAAAGCCCCTTCTAGTTGTCAAGGAAATATTGTGTACTACCACTGGCACTGCCTATTGTATGGTTCTGTTGCAAAGGGCCTATTAAGCAAAATTAAAGGACAAACCTGTCGACCTAAAGCTAAGAATGGCACTCTTCATGCACTAGGCACTCAAGATGAAATAAGCTTCTGTTTCTCCTCATCATACTCAGCACTGTCACTTTCGTCCTTAAGTTCCTCCGATGCCGTTTCACGCTGAGCTGATGCAATATTTCCTTTTGCAGTAACTGATTGCTGATAGAGTACTCCACCAGCAAGAGTGAATAGCAGGCTAACCAAACCAAATGCACTGGCGTGCTTGTCCCAGATTGTCACATTGATTGCCACTGTGAGGAACTTGTTCACAACCCCAGTCACCGTGAATGCCGTGGCTGAGATTGCTTTCCTAGCCGCAAAGCCAAAGAAGCTGATGAGTAACCCAAACAAGCATGACAATGCCACCGCGACAAAGGCATCAAGCTGGAACCAACCCTCAACCCGTGATTCGACTGCTGAGAAGACCAACTTGTGCTCCCCTGTCAAAAACCAAAAGATGGGGGATATCATCAAGGAAAGAAGGTTGTTATACAGCACAAAACCCCATGTGTTTAGACCCAGATTCGTCACAATATGCTTGATGTACACCATCTCAGCTGTTATTGTCACCAGATAGGCAAGCGCCCAAGAGTATGCTGTGAGGCTGAATGCAGAATCTGTTATCACATAGCCAACCGCTCCTCCCAATATGATAACAAGGGATGAAAATGTGAGCTTGGAAGGGCATGGTTGCTTCCGGAAGGTTGTGTCAGCAATAGCAACCAAAAGCGGAGTCAAGGATCTGAAAACGATGAACGTGTCCACATTGGCATGAACAAGGAGGTTTGTGTTTGTAAATATGGCGAGGTAGAAGACAATAGCAGCCGGTGCAAATTTCTTGGCAGTCTCCAGGTTGAAGGGGTCATGGCAGAG
This window of the Triticum aestivum cultivar Chinese Spring chromosome 5D, IWGSC CS RefSeq v2.1, whole genome shotgun sequence genome carries:
- the LOC123121221 gene encoding GDP-fucose transporter 1; this translates as MAKQHYATSSLVIGYALCSSLLAIINKYAVTKFNYPGLLTTLQYLTSAAGVWALGKLGFLCHDPFNLETAKKFAPAAIVFYLAIFTNTNLLVHANVDTFIVFRSLTPLLVAIADTTFRKQPCPSKLTFSSLVIILGGAVGYVITDSAFSLTAYSWALAYLVTITAEMVYIKHIVTNLGLNTWGFVLYNNLLSLMISPIFWFLTGEHKLVFSAVESRVEGWFQLDAFVAVALSCLFGLLISFFGFAARKAISATAFTVTGVVNKFLTVAINVTIWDKHASAFGLVSLLFTLAGGVLYQQSVTAKGNIASAQRETASEELKDESDSAEYDEEKQKLISS